A single region of the Nocardioides aquaticus genome encodes:
- a CDS encoding ABC transporter substrate-binding protein — translation MRPLHRLTGLAAATLALTTLTACSTGPSDEAATEAVEPTSEVDADAFPVTIEHALGEATIEEEPTRVVSVGYAEADFPLSLGVVPVGAVKITYAGNENDSSDFFDEALAEIDGAEQPVRLDETDGVPVDKIVRLEPDLVTATASGMTQEEYDQLTEAGIPVVAYPEAPYTTTWQQSLELVGQALGRTELADQVQAETEELFAATAEEYPQLEGASFVFGGPNAGDNSSFYVYTPEDNRPRLLAELGMVNTEFVEENSEEGQFLFNVSSERASELDADVFLTYAASEEEVEDLASNPLTRQIPAIADNRWYAAVDLTEAIGFSAPSPLSLPSALENYVPNVAAAVEGDGSGS, via the coding sequence GTGCGCCCACTGCACCGCCTGACCGGCCTGGCCGCCGCCACCCTGGCGCTGACCACCCTGACCGCCTGCAGCACCGGCCCCTCCGACGAGGCCGCGACCGAGGCGGTCGAGCCGACCAGCGAGGTCGACGCCGACGCCTTCCCGGTCACCATCGAGCACGCGCTGGGCGAGGCCACCATCGAGGAGGAGCCGACCCGGGTCGTCTCGGTCGGCTACGCCGAGGCCGACTTCCCGCTGTCGCTCGGCGTGGTCCCGGTCGGCGCCGTGAAGATCACATACGCCGGCAACGAGAACGACTCCTCGGACTTCTTCGACGAGGCCCTGGCCGAGATCGACGGCGCCGAGCAGCCCGTCCGTCTCGACGAGACCGACGGCGTGCCGGTCGACAAGATCGTGCGCCTCGAGCCCGACCTGGTCACCGCGACCGCCTCGGGCATGACCCAGGAGGAGTACGACCAGCTCACCGAGGCCGGCATCCCCGTGGTGGCCTACCCGGAGGCGCCCTACACGACCACCTGGCAGCAGTCGCTCGAGCTCGTGGGTCAGGCCCTGGGTCGTACCGAGCTGGCCGACCAGGTCCAGGCCGAGACCGAGGAGCTGTTCGCGGCCACGGCCGAGGAGTACCCCCAGCTCGAGGGTGCGTCGTTCGTCTTCGGCGGCCCGAACGCCGGCGACAACTCCTCCTTCTACGTCTACACGCCCGAGGACAACCGGCCGCGGCTGCTCGCCGAGCTGGGCATGGTCAACACCGAGTTCGTCGAGGAGAACAGCGAGGAGGGCCAGTTCCTCTTCAACGTCTCCTCCGAGCGGGCCTCCGAGCTCGACGCGGACGTTTTCCTGACCTACGCCGCCTCCGAGGAGGAGGTCGAGGACCTGGCCAGCAACCCGCTGACCCGCCAGATCCCCGCCATCGCCGACAACCGCTGGTACGCCGCGGTCGACCTGACCGAGGCCATCGGCTTCTCGGCCCCGTCGCCGCTGTCGCTGCCCTCGGCGCTCGAGAACTACGTGCCGAACGTCGCCGCGGCCGTCGAGGGCGACGGCTCCGGGTCCTGA
- the dcd gene encoding dCTP deaminase, with protein MLLSDRDILAEIDAGRVAMEPWDPEMLQPSSIDVRLDRYFRVFENHKYPHIDPAADQSDLTRIVEPDGDEAFILHPGEFVLGSTYEVVTLPDDVAARVEGKSSLGRLGLLTHATAGFVDPGFSGHVTLELANVATLPIKLYPGMKIGQFCFFRLSSASEHPYGSARYGSRYQGQRGPTPSRSFQGFHRTLI; from the coding sequence GTGCTGCTCAGCGACCGCGACATCCTGGCCGAGATCGACGCGGGCCGGGTGGCGATGGAGCCCTGGGACCCCGAGATGCTGCAGCCGTCCTCGATCGATGTGCGCCTCGACCGCTACTTCCGCGTCTTCGAGAACCACAAGTACCCGCACATCGACCCCGCGGCCGACCAGTCCGACCTCACCCGGATCGTCGAGCCCGACGGGGACGAGGCGTTCATCCTGCACCCGGGGGAGTTCGTGCTGGGGTCGACGTACGAGGTCGTCACGCTGCCCGACGACGTCGCCGCCCGCGTCGAGGGCAAGTCCTCGCTCGGCCGTCTCGGACTGCTCACCCACGCCACCGCGGGCTTCGTCGACCCGGGCTTCTCCGGCCACGTGACCCTGGAGCTGGCCAACGTGGCGACCCTGCCGATCAAGCTCTACCCCGGCATGAAGATCGGCCAGTTCTGCTTCTTCCGGCTCTCCTCGGCCTCCGAGCACCCGTACGGCTCCGCGCGCTACGGCTCGCGCTACCAGGGCCAGCGCGGCCCGACGCCCTCGCGGTCCTTTCAGGGCTTCCACCGGACCCTGATCTGA
- a CDS encoding SGNH/GDSL hydrolase family protein, with translation MSTAAYRRFVALGDSFTEGVGDPDPTRPNGLRGWADRVAEVLAARADEAGHDFGYANLAIRGRKLHGILDEQLTPALALEPDVVTIYAGANDILRPRVDLDAMVDRYDEAIGRLAGTGARVLVFTAFDPGGSAIYRAVRGRFALYNELVRAAADRHGAGIVDFWRLRDYRDWGFWDEDRMHMGPAGHLRMATEVLAALGVDHDLPPAVPRAVVAPDARQRLKENAAWTRESALPWVHRRLTGRSSGDGLAPRYPVLGRPVSPGGA, from the coding sequence GTGAGCACCGCTGCGTACCGCCGCTTCGTCGCCCTCGGCGACTCCTTCACCGAGGGCGTCGGGGACCCCGACCCCACCCGCCCGAACGGCCTGCGGGGATGGGCGGACCGGGTCGCCGAGGTCCTCGCCGCGCGTGCCGACGAGGCCGGCCACGACTTCGGGTACGCCAACCTGGCCATCCGCGGCCGCAAGCTGCACGGCATCCTCGACGAGCAGCTCACGCCCGCGCTGGCGCTCGAGCCGGACGTCGTGACGATCTACGCCGGCGCCAACGACATCCTGCGGCCGCGGGTCGACCTCGACGCGATGGTCGACCGCTACGACGAGGCGATCGGCCGACTGGCCGGGACCGGCGCCCGGGTGCTGGTCTTCACCGCCTTCGACCCGGGCGGCTCGGCGATCTACCGCGCCGTACGGGGGCGGTTCGCGCTCTACAACGAGCTGGTCCGCGCGGCGGCGGACCGTCACGGCGCCGGGATCGTGGACTTCTGGCGGCTGCGGGACTACCGGGACTGGGGGTTCTGGGACGAGGACCGGATGCACATGGGCCCGGCCGGTCACCTGCGGATGGCCACCGAGGTGCTCGCCGCCCTCGGCGTCGACCACGACCTCCCGCCGGCCGTGCCCCGCGCGGTGGTCGCGCCCGACGCCCGGCAGCGGCTCAAGGAGAACGCCGCGTGGACCCGTGAGTCGGCCCTGCCGTGGGTGCACCGCCGCCTCACCGGCCGGTCCTCGGGCGACGGACTGGCCCCCCGCTACCCCGTCCTGGGGCGCCCGGTCTCCCCCGGCGGGGCGTGA
- a CDS encoding DUF2461 domain-containing protein — MSFSGFPVAALDFYDDLEMDNTRSFWEAHRTTYEESVKAPMTALIEELAPEFATEGRPAKVFRPYRDVRFSKDKTPYKTHQGGFVPAGPSWGFYVELSPRGVRAGAGIYEASGERLAALRAAMADDRTGPALRRALTTLEKAGFEVGGEQLKTSPRGYPADHPRIALLRHKTIVVGRDHGFDPVIHTPEIGALVRRDWQALRPLVTWVQRALA, encoded by the coding sequence GTGTCGTTCTCCGGTTTCCCCGTCGCCGCGCTCGACTTCTACGACGACCTCGAGATGGACAACACCCGGTCGTTCTGGGAGGCCCACCGCACGACCTACGAGGAGTCGGTCAAGGCCCCGATGACCGCGTTGATCGAGGAGCTCGCGCCCGAGTTCGCGACCGAGGGCCGACCCGCCAAGGTCTTCCGGCCGTACCGCGACGTGCGCTTCAGCAAGGACAAGACGCCCTACAAGACCCACCAGGGCGGCTTCGTCCCGGCGGGCCCGTCGTGGGGCTTCTACGTCGAGCTCAGCCCCCGCGGGGTCCGCGCCGGCGCGGGGATCTACGAGGCCTCCGGCGAGCGCCTCGCAGCCCTCCGGGCCGCGATGGCCGACGACCGCACCGGCCCGGCCCTGCGCCGGGCCCTGACCACCCTGGAGAAGGCCGGCTTCGAGGTCGGCGGGGAGCAGCTGAAGACCTCCCCGCGCGGCTACCCGGCCGACCACCCGCGGATCGCGCTGCTGCGCCACAAGACGATCGTGGTCGGGCGCGACCACGGCTTCGACCCGGTCATCCACACCCCCGAGATCGGTGCCCTGGTGCGTCGCGACTGGCAGGCGCTGCGACCGCTGGTGACCTGGGTGCAGCGCGCGCTGGCCTGA
- a CDS encoding RrF2 family transcriptional regulator: protein MRVSAKSDYALRALVEMARADGERAISAEELGRRQEIPHGFLQAILADLRRAGVVRSQRGQSGGWRLARDAAGVSVADVIRAVDGPLVSVYGLRPEGVSYNDHTEVLQRVWIAARSALREVFEDVSIGDLAAGTLPEAVEARTRDQDAWQPH, encoded by the coding sequence GTGCGCGTCTCAGCCAAGTCCGACTACGCGTTGCGCGCCCTGGTCGAGATGGCCCGGGCCGACGGCGAGCGGGCGATCAGTGCCGAGGAGCTCGGTCGACGCCAGGAGATCCCCCACGGGTTCCTCCAGGCGATCCTGGCCGACCTGCGACGCGCCGGGGTCGTCCGCTCCCAGCGCGGCCAGTCCGGTGGGTGGCGCCTGGCGCGCGACGCCGCCGGGGTCAGCGTGGCCGACGTGATCCGGGCCGTCGACGGCCCGCTGGTCTCCGTCTACGGGCTGCGTCCCGAGGGCGTGAGCTACAACGACCACACCGAGGTGCTGCAGCGGGTCTGGATCGCGGCACGCAGCGCCCTGCGCGAGGTGTTCGAGGACGTCTCGATCGGCGACCTCGCCGCGGGCACCCTGCCCGAGGCCGTCGAGGCGCGCACCCGCGACCAGGACGCCTGGCAGCCGCACTGA
- a CDS encoding acyl-CoA dehydrogenase: MSHYRSNLRDIEFNLFEVLGRGEVLGTGPFGEVDTDTAREILSEVDRLAREDLAASYVDSDRTPPVFDPATHTAPVPASFAASYHAWMDSEYWRLQIPEALGGQPAPSSLVWAMGELILGANAPVWMYAAGPSFASVVHRNGNERDQRIAQFMIDRRWGSTMVLTEPDAGSDVGAGRSRATPNEDGSWNIEGVKRFITSAESDLQENILHLVLARPAGVEGVGGPGTKGLSLFLVPKIHFDHETGELTGERNGVYVTNVEHKMGIKVSNTCEVTFGDPSVGGGEPARGWLLGEVHQGIAQMFQVIENARMMVGTKAIATLSTGYLNALDYARTRVQGADLARAADKTAPRVPITRHPDVRRSLMVQKSFAEAMRALVLYTATWQDEVMLAEHRGEGAELAAAVNDLLLPIVKGYGSERSWVLLGTESLQTFGGSGFLQEYPIEQYVRDAKIDTLYEGTTAIQGQDFFFRKIVKDQGRALGHLTHEIEAFLTSEAGNGRLKNERALLATALEDAHAIVGHMIEDLMASAEDASSIYKVGLNTSRLLMVLGDVVCAWLLLRQADVALQKLGGDPGRDTAFYEGKVAAAQFFCQYNLPKVSAERAIAEATDSSVMDLDEAAF, from the coding sequence ATGAGCCACTACCGCAGCAACCTGCGCGACATCGAGTTCAACCTCTTCGAGGTGCTCGGGCGCGGAGAGGTCCTCGGCACCGGCCCGTTCGGCGAGGTCGACACCGACACCGCCCGCGAGATCCTGTCCGAGGTCGACCGCCTCGCCCGCGAGGACCTCGCCGCGTCGTACGTCGACAGTGACCGCACCCCGCCGGTCTTCGACCCGGCCACCCACACCGCGCCGGTCCCGGCCTCGTTCGCGGCGAGCTACCACGCGTGGATGGACTCGGAGTACTGGCGCCTGCAGATCCCTGAGGCGCTCGGCGGCCAGCCGGCTCCCTCCAGCCTGGTCTGGGCGATGGGCGAGCTGATCCTCGGCGCCAACGCGCCGGTGTGGATGTACGCCGCCGGCCCGTCGTTCGCCTCGGTGGTCCACCGCAACGGCAACGAGCGCGACCAGCGCATCGCGCAGTTCATGATCGACCGCCGCTGGGGCTCCACGATGGTGCTGACCGAGCCCGACGCCGGCTCCGACGTCGGCGCCGGACGCAGCAGGGCCACCCCCAACGAGGACGGCTCCTGGAACATCGAGGGCGTCAAGCGGTTCATCACCTCGGCCGAGTCCGACCTGCAGGAGAACATCCTGCACCTGGTGCTCGCCCGCCCCGCGGGCGTCGAGGGTGTCGGCGGGCCGGGCACCAAGGGCCTCAGCCTCTTCCTGGTGCCGAAGATCCACTTCGACCACGAGACCGGCGAGCTGACCGGCGAGCGCAACGGCGTCTACGTGACCAACGTCGAGCACAAGATGGGGATCAAGGTCTCCAACACCTGCGAGGTCACCTTCGGCGACCCGTCCGTCGGCGGCGGCGAGCCGGCGAGGGGCTGGCTGCTGGGCGAGGTGCACCAGGGCATCGCGCAGATGTTCCAGGTGATCGAGAACGCCCGGATGATGGTCGGCACCAAAGCCATCGCGACCCTGTCGACCGGCTACCTCAACGCGCTCGACTACGCCAGGACCCGCGTGCAGGGCGCCGACCTGGCCCGCGCCGCCGACAAGACCGCGCCGCGGGTCCCGATCACCCGGCACCCCGACGTGCGCCGCTCGCTGATGGTGCAGAAGTCCTTCGCCGAGGCGATGCGCGCACTGGTGCTCTACACCGCGACCTGGCAGGACGAGGTGATGCTGGCCGAGCACCGCGGCGAGGGCGCCGAGCTGGCCGCGGCCGTCAACGACCTCCTGCTGCCCATCGTCAAGGGGTACGGCTCGGAGCGGTCCTGGGTCCTGCTCGGGACCGAGTCGCTGCAGACCTTCGGCGGCTCCGGCTTCCTGCAGGAGTACCCGATCGAGCAGTACGTCCGGGACGCCAAGATCGACACCCTGTACGAGGGCACCACCGCCATCCAGGGCCAGGACTTCTTCTTCCGCAAGATCGTCAAGGACCAGGGCCGGGCCCTGGGCCACCTGACGCACGAGATCGAGGCCTTCCTGACCAGCGAGGCCGGCAACGGGCGGCTCAAGAACGAGCGCGCCCTGCTGGCCACCGCGCTCGAGGACGCCCACGCGATCGTCGGCCACATGATCGAGGACCTGATGGCCTCCGCCGAGGACGCGTCGAGCATCTACAAGGTGGGCCTCAACACCAGCCGCCTGCTGATGGTGCTCGGCGACGTCGTCTGCGCCTGGCTGCTGCTGCGCCAGGCCGACGTCGCGCTGCAGAAGCTCGGCGGCGACCCGGGCCGGGACACGGCCTTCTACGAGGGCAAGGTCGCGGCCGCGCAGTTCTTCTGCCAGTACAACCTGCCCAAGGTGAGCGCCGAGCGCGCCATCGCCGAGGCCACCGACTCCTCGGTCATGGACCTGGACGAGGCAGCGTTCTGA
- a CDS encoding DUF6458 family protein, with the protein MGLGAGVLLMFVGAVLALDAIAMPQAVTDVVRTDVVGWICLAMGALAIVLGVVTSRQSHRQHPNRH; encoded by the coding sequence ATGGGACTTGGAGCAGGTGTCCTGCTGATGTTCGTCGGCGCCGTCCTCGCGCTGGACGCGATCGCGATGCCGCAGGCCGTGACCGACGTCGTGCGCACCGACGTCGTGGGGTGGATCTGCCTGGCGATGGGCGCGCTGGCGATCGTGCTCGGCGTGGTCACCAGCCGCCAGTCGCACCGGCAGCACCCGAACCGGCACTGA
- a CDS encoding ArgP/LysG family DNA-binding transcriptional regulator — translation MDPAPAQLAALAAIVDHGTFEAAARHLHVTPSAVSQRIRSLEQAAGQVLVRRTAPCRPTVAGEALVRLARQTALLRAEAAEVLAGAGAGPVVLTVAVSADALATWFRGVLAELARPAPDGSVVALRLHVEDQAYSADLLRRGDALGAVTSEPGAVQGCSSEPLGALRYHAVAARSLLPDGPAPDAPAGLPMVVYNEQDDLQHAVLRARGLPEPPVVHRVPTSADFAEAVRLGLGWGLLPEPQLAPMREADEVVDLGPDPVDVALHWQRWRLDTPALDRLSDAVRRAARAGMRPAGGVGGGLSAGSGAAGATGGW, via the coding sequence GTGGACCCCGCCCCCGCCCAGCTCGCCGCCCTGGCCGCCATCGTCGACCACGGCACGTTCGAGGCCGCGGCCCGCCACCTGCACGTCACGCCGTCGGCGGTGAGCCAGCGGATCCGCTCGCTCGAGCAGGCCGCCGGGCAGGTGCTGGTCCGGCGCACGGCGCCCTGCCGCCCGACCGTCGCGGGCGAGGCGCTGGTCCGGCTGGCCCGGCAGACGGCGCTGCTGCGCGCGGAGGCCGCGGAGGTCCTGGCCGGCGCGGGGGCCGGCCCGGTAGTCCTGACCGTCGCCGTCAGCGCCGACGCGCTGGCCACCTGGTTCCGGGGGGTGCTGGCCGAGCTGGCCCGGCCCGCACCGGACGGCTCGGTCGTCGCGCTGCGGCTGCACGTGGAGGACCAGGCGTACTCGGCGGACCTGCTGCGCCGCGGCGACGCGCTGGGCGCGGTGACCTCGGAGCCGGGGGCCGTGCAGGGCTGCTCGAGCGAGCCGCTCGGTGCGCTGCGCTACCACGCCGTCGCGGCACGCTCGCTGCTCCCGGACGGTCCGGCGCCGGACGCCCCCGCCGGCCTCCCGATGGTGGTCTACAACGAGCAGGACGACCTGCAGCACGCCGTCCTGCGGGCCCGCGGCCTGCCCGAGCCCCCGGTGGTCCACCGGGTGCCGACCTCGGCCGACTTCGCCGAGGCGGTCAGGCTCGGCCTCGGCTGGGGGTTGCTGCCGGAGCCGCAGCTGGCCCCGATGCGGGAGGCGGACGAGGTGGTCGACCTCGGGCCGGACCCGGTCGACGTGGCGCTGCACTGGCAGCGGTGGCGGCTCGACACCCCGGCCCTGGACCGGTTGAGCGACGCCGTACGCCGGGCCGCCCGCGCCGGGATGCGGCCCGCGGGCGGGGTCGGTGGCGGGCTCAGTGCCGGTTCGGGTGCTGCCGGTGCGACTGGCGGCTGGTGA
- a CDS encoding LysE/ArgO family amino acid transporter encodes MLASLLAPATAAATATLTGLVTGLALIVAIGAQNAFVLRQGLARAHVGAVVAICLASDAVLIMAGVAGVGALVQQAGWLLEVVRWGGVAFLAVFGLLSLRRAARPDVLRAAESGAGTRRRAVLTALALTWLNPHVYLDTVLFLGSVATTQGPDERWWFGLGAVLGSAVWFLGLGYGAHRAHRLLSRPRSWQVLDALIGVVMLLLAVTLARTDLG; translated from the coding sequence GTGCTCGCCTCCCTCCTCGCCCCGGCCACCGCGGCGGCCACCGCGACCCTCACCGGCCTGGTCACCGGCCTGGCCCTGATCGTGGCGATCGGTGCGCAGAACGCCTTCGTCCTGCGTCAGGGACTGGCCCGCGCCCACGTCGGGGCGGTGGTCGCGATCTGCCTGGCCTCGGACGCCGTGCTGATCATGGCCGGGGTGGCCGGCGTCGGCGCCCTGGTCCAGCAGGCCGGCTGGCTGCTCGAGGTCGTGCGGTGGGGCGGGGTGGCGTTCCTGGCCGTCTTCGGCCTGCTCTCGCTGCGGCGCGCGGCCCGCCCGGACGTGCTCCGGGCGGCGGAGTCCGGCGCGGGGACCCGCCGCAGGGCCGTGCTGACCGCGCTGGCCCTGACCTGGCTCAACCCGCACGTCTACCTCGACACCGTGCTGTTCCTCGGCTCGGTGGCCACCACCCAGGGGCCCGACGAGCGGTGGTGGTTCGGGCTGGGCGCGGTGCTCGGCAGCGCGGTGTGGTTCCTCGGGCTGGGCTACGGCGCGCACCGCGCCCACCGCCTGCTGTCCCGACCGCGCTCCTGGCAGGTCCTCGACGCCCTGATCGGGGTGGTGATGCTGCTGCTGGCCGTGACCCTGGCCCGGACCGACCTAGGCTGA